Proteins encoded together in one Formosa sp. Hel3_A1_48 window:
- a CDS encoding TonB-dependent receptor plug domain-containing protein yields the protein MKNLFCFIYFLPIFIFAQDKIEGIIMSPSSDGTQLSVSGANVIWKGTSIGTISDLDGNFTLPYNTSYKQLIISYIGYKTVTIDVDGSSDFIKVILLPTDDLSEVTIKTRKKATATSYLAAQNIMTISSDELLKAACCNLSESFETNPSIDVNFSDAISGTKQIKMLGLSSPYILITTENVPNVRGAAQAYGLSFIPGTWVESIQLTKGAGSVTNGFESIVGQINAELVKPLTDNKLFVNAYGSVNGRLELNTHFNVKLTDKWSSGVYIHADKRGEKFDNNDDSFLDLPVGNQINIMNRWQYLNTEKGLISFLNIRFLDDQKQSGQIAYNPSLHKYGGSVWGSEVNTIRHELSAKIGYVNPELPYQSLGLQMAYSYHKQDSYFGNRKYDIAHRSFYSNLVYNSIISDSRHKVKTGISFSHDAYVEFVNAFNYSRIENSLGGFFEYSFDNLDNLNLTAGVRVDYHNLMGTFVTPRLHARYTPWAKSALRFSFGRGKRSANIFTENQKLFASSRSINILDSNGPIYGLNPEIAWNYGVSFLQGFVLFERKADVALDYYKTDFQNQVVVDYETPTEVNFYNLDGNSHAHSLQFEFNYTPIDRLDFKSAYKYYDIKTQYNNGELEQPLTPKHRIFANVSYQSKATDMGRLWKFDSTFNWLGAQRFPSTIQSTEEFRLPNYSPSFSTLNLQLTRVFSDQFEVYIGGENITNTRQNNPILSPDDPFGSNFDSTFVYGPIFGSMYYTGLRFKLNKIK from the coding sequence ATGAAAAATCTTTTTTGCTTCATTTATTTCTTGCCAATTTTCATTTTTGCCCAAGACAAAATTGAGGGAATAATTATGAGTCCATCATCAGATGGCACACAACTTTCTGTTTCTGGAGCTAATGTTATTTGGAAAGGAACTTCCATTGGTACCATTTCAGATTTAGATGGAAATTTCACACTACCCTATAACACCTCGTACAAACAACTAATTATCAGCTATATTGGATATAAAACCGTTACAATAGATGTTGATGGATCCTCTGATTTCATAAAAGTCATATTGTTGCCTACAGACGATTTAAGTGAGGTCACTATAAAAACGCGAAAAAAAGCGACAGCCACTTCATATCTTGCCGCTCAAAATATTATGACTATAAGTAGTGATGAATTGTTAAAAGCGGCTTGTTGTAATCTTTCAGAAAGCTTTGAAACCAATCCGTCCATAGACGTAAATTTTTCTGATGCAATTTCTGGAACCAAGCAAATCAAAATGTTGGGTCTTTCCAGTCCCTACATCTTAATTACTACTGAGAACGTGCCCAATGTTAGAGGCGCAGCCCAGGCTTATGGTCTAAGTTTTATCCCTGGAACTTGGGTAGAAAGTATCCAACTCACAAAAGGTGCTGGAAGTGTTACCAATGGCTTCGAAAGTATTGTTGGTCAGATTAATGCGGAATTGGTCAAACCATTGACCGACAATAAGCTATTTGTAAATGCATATGGCTCAGTAAATGGACGTCTTGAACTCAATACACATTTCAATGTTAAGTTGACCGACAAATGGAGTTCTGGAGTATATATACATGCTGACAAACGTGGAGAGAAATTTGATAACAACGATGATTCTTTTTTAGATCTTCCTGTTGGCAATCAAATTAACATTATGAATAGGTGGCAATACCTCAATACTGAAAAGGGGTTGATTAGCTTTTTAAATATACGTTTTTTGGACGATCAAAAACAGTCTGGTCAAATTGCTTATAATCCTTCACTCCACAAATACGGAGGCAGTGTTTGGGGAAGCGAAGTGAACACAATACGACATGAGCTTTCAGCTAAAATTGGCTATGTAAACCCTGAACTTCCATATCAAAGTTTGGGACTTCAAATGGCCTACAGTTATCATAAACAAGATTCTTATTTCGGTAATAGGAAATATGACATTGCACACAGAAGTTTTTACTCTAATTTAGTTTACAACTCCATTATAAGCGATTCGCGCCATAAAGTCAAAACAGGAATTAGTTTCTCACATGACGCTTATGTAGAGTTTGTAAATGCATTTAATTATTCTAGAATAGAAAATTCGCTTGGTGGATTTTTCGAATATTCATTCGATAATTTAGACAACCTCAACCTAACAGCTGGAGTACGCGTAGATTACCACAATCTTATGGGGACTTTCGTCACGCCGCGCTTACACGCAAGATATACGCCTTGGGCAAAGTCCGCTTTGCGCTTTTCTTTTGGCCGTGGAAAACGTTCGGCCAATATTTTTACAGAGAATCAAAAGCTCTTTGCGTCTTCTCGAAGCATCAATATTTTGGATAGTAATGGCCCTATTTATGGCTTAAATCCTGAGATTGCATGGAATTACGGAGTATCTTTTTTACAAGGATTTGTGTTGTTTGAACGTAAAGCCGATGTGGCACTGGATTATTATAAAACAGATTTTCAAAATCAGGTTGTAGTTGATTATGAAACACCAACAGAAGTTAATTTTTATAACCTTGACGGTAATAGTCATGCGCATAGTTTGCAGTTTGAATTTAACTACACCCCAATCGATCGCTTGGATTTTAAATCTGCATACAAATATTACGATATAAAGACACAATATAACAATGGTGAATTGGAGCAACCGCTTACCCCAAAGCATCGTATTTTTGCAAATGTGTCCTATCAGTCCAAAGCGACCGATATGGGGCGTCTTTGGAAATTTGACAGTACCTTCAATTGGTTGGGCGCGCAACGTTTTCCATCAACAATACAAAGTACTGAAGAATTTCGTTTGCCCAACTATTCACCTTCGTTTTCGACGCTTAATCTGCAATTAACTAGGGTTTTTTCAGATCAATTCGAGGTTTACATTGGGGGCGAAAATATAACAAATACAAGGCAAAATAATCCTATTTTAAGTCCTGACGATCCATTTGGATCAAATTTTGATAGTACTTTTGTGTACGGCCCAATATTTGGAAGCATGTACTATACTGGATTACGATTTAAATTAAATAAAATAAAATAA
- a CDS encoding heavy-metal-associated domain-containing protein codes for MLTSIGFAQNKNAKANFEVDGVCMMCKKRIEKACLKVKGVKSAVWNVETHNLNLIFDERKVDITTIKSKVAQVGHDSKGFKATDEAYNDLHPCCKYRDEQIKADHKSN; via the coding sequence ATGTTAACTTCCATAGGATTTGCGCAAAATAAAAATGCTAAAGCTAACTTTGAAGTCGATGGTGTTTGCATGATGTGCAAAAAAAGAATTGAAAAAGCTTGCCTTAAGGTTAAAGGGGTTAAATCTGCGGTTTGGAATGTAGAAACTCATAATTTGAATTTGATCTTTGATGAACGAAAAGTGGATATAACGACTATTAAGTCAAAAGTAGCTCAAGTCGGTCACGATTCTAAGGGCTTTAAGGCAACCGATGAGGCTTATAACGATCTGCATCCGTGTTGTAAGTATCGAGATGAGCAAATCAAGGCTGATCATAAATCAAACTAA
- the groL gene encoding chaperonin GroEL (60 kDa chaperone family; promotes refolding of misfolded polypeptides especially under stressful conditions; forms two stacked rings of heptamers to form a barrel-shaped 14mer; ends can be capped by GroES; misfolded proteins enter the barrel where they are refolded when GroES binds) — MAKDIQFDIDARDGLKRGVDALANAVKVTLGPKGRNVIISKSFGAPQVTKDGVSVAKEVELEDALENMGAQMVKEVASKTNDLAGDGTTTATVLAQAIVKEGLKNVAAGANPMDLKRGIDKAVESIVADLEKQAKKVGNSSEKIMQIASISANNDNTIGELIAKAFGKVGKEGVITVEEAKGTDTYVDVVEGMQFDRGYLSPYFVTDSDKMIADLENPYILLFDKKISNLQEILPILEPIAQSGRPLLIIAEDVEGQALATLVVNKLRGGLKIAAVKAPGFGDRRKAMLEDIAILTGGTVISEERGFSLENADLEMLGTAETVTIDKDNTTIVNGSGKASDIKARVNQIKSQIESTTSDYDREKLQERLAKLAGGVAVLYVGAASEVEMKEKKDRVDDALHATRAAVEEGIVAGGGVALVRAQKTLEKITNVNLDEVTGIQIVSRAIEAPLRTIVDNAGGEGSVVINKVLEGKGDFGYDAKADTYVDMLKAGIIDPKKVTRVALENAASVAGMILTTECALIDIKEDAPAMPPMGGGGMPGMM, encoded by the coding sequence ATGGCAAAAGATATTCAATTTGATATAGATGCACGCGATGGCCTCAAAAGAGGGGTTGATGCACTTGCCAATGCCGTGAAAGTCACGCTTGGCCCTAAAGGAAGAAATGTAATTATCAGTAAAAGCTTTGGAGCACCACAAGTCACAAAAGATGGTGTTTCTGTTGCTAAAGAGGTAGAACTTGAAGATGCTCTTGAAAATATGGGCGCACAGATGGTTAAGGAAGTTGCCTCTAAAACTAATGATTTGGCTGGAGATGGAACCACGACTGCTACAGTTTTAGCTCAGGCTATAGTAAAAGAAGGGCTGAAAAACGTAGCTGCCGGAGCCAACCCAATGGATCTTAAAAGAGGAATAGATAAAGCAGTAGAATCTATAGTAGCAGATTTAGAAAAACAAGCAAAAAAAGTAGGAAATTCATCAGAGAAGATCATGCAAATTGCTTCTATTTCTGCAAATAATGATAATACTATTGGCGAACTCATTGCTAAAGCCTTTGGAAAGGTTGGCAAAGAGGGAGTCATCACCGTTGAAGAAGCCAAAGGAACAGACACCTATGTGGATGTTGTTGAAGGTATGCAGTTCGATCGTGGATACCTCAGTCCATATTTTGTAACTGATTCCGATAAAATGATTGCCGATCTTGAAAATCCGTACATTTTGTTATTTGATAAGAAAATTTCTAATCTTCAGGAAATCCTTCCAATTTTGGAACCTATTGCCCAATCTGGAAGACCACTGCTTATTATTGCCGAGGATGTTGAAGGTCAAGCCCTAGCAACTTTGGTCGTAAACAAGCTTCGTGGAGGTTTAAAAATTGCTGCCGTAAAAGCACCTGGTTTTGGCGATAGACGTAAGGCGATGTTAGAAGATATAGCAATCTTAACTGGTGGTACAGTTATTTCCGAAGAACGCGGATTCTCTCTTGAAAATGCAGATTTAGAAATGCTAGGAACTGCTGAAACGGTAACTATTGATAAGGACAACACTACAATAGTAAATGGATCTGGAAAGGCCTCAGACATCAAAGCGCGAGTCAATCAAATAAAAAGCCAGATTGAAAGTACTACAAGTGATTACGATAGAGAAAAGCTTCAAGAGCGCTTGGCTAAATTAGCTGGTGGGGTCGCTGTTCTTTATGTTGGTGCAGCTAGTGAAGTCGAAATGAAAGAAAAGAAGGACCGTGTAGACGATGCCTTGCATGCCACACGTGCTGCAGTTGAAGAAGGTATTGTTGCAGGTGGTGGCGTTGCACTTGTTCGTGCACAAAAAACACTAGAAAAAATCACTAATGTTAATCTTGATGAGGTTACTGGAATTCAAATAGTTTCTAGAGCGATAGAAGCACCATTACGTACTATTGTTGACAACGCTGGAGGCGAAGGAAGCGTTGTTATCAACAAAGTTCTAGAAGGCAAAGGAGATTTTGGCTACGATGCCAAGGCAGATACTTATGTAGACATGCTAAAAGCAGGAATCATTGATCCAAAGAAAGTAACACGGGTTGCTTTAGAAAATGCTGCATCTGTAGCGGGGATGATTCTTACTACTGAATGCGCCCTAATAGACATCAAAGAAGACGCTCCTGCAATGCCCCCAATGGGTGGCGGAGGAATGCCTGGAATGATGTAA
- a CDS encoding co-chaperone GroES produces the protein MALKIKPLADRVLIEPMAAETKTASGIIIPDNAKEKPQKGKVVAVGSGTKDEKMTVNVGDTVLYGKYAGTELKLDGQDYLIMRESDILAIV, from the coding sequence ATGGCTTTAAAAATTAAACCTTTAGCAGACAGAGTTCTTATTGAACCTATGGCTGCAGAAACAAAGACTGCTTCTGGAATTATCATACCTGATAATGCAAAGGAGAAGCCGCAAAAAGGTAAAGTTGTTGCTGTTGGTAGTGGCACAAAAGATGAGAAAATGACTGTTAATGTAGGCGATACCGTTCTATATGGAAAATATGCTGGAACAGAGCTCAAGCTTGATGGTCAAGATTACTTAATAATGCGCGAAAGCGATATACTCGCTATTGTTTAA
- the secG gene encoding preprotein translocase subunit SecG, protein MSTFSIFLILIVIVAFLLVVVIMVQNPKGGGLSSSFGGGGGQQLGGVKKTTDFLDKSTWALATLLLALILASNIAIGGSEAELESKALDPESTTTVPAEDLPAEAIPLTDEESN, encoded by the coding sequence ATGAGTACGTTTTCAATATTTTTGATATTAATAGTCATCGTCGCTTTTTTATTAGTTGTAGTGATTATGGTACAAAACCCTAAAGGCGGTGGATTGTCTTCATCATTTGGCGGTGGTGGGGGTCAGCAACTTGGCGGTGTAAAAAAAACTACAGATTTTTTAGATAAAAGCACGTGGGCATTAGCCACATTACTTCTAGCTCTAATCCTAGCTTCTAATATTGCTATTGGCGGTTCAGAAGCCGAATTAGAATCTAAGGCTTTAGACCCTGAAAGCACAACAACAGTTCCAGCTGAAGACCTTCCTGCAGAAGCAATTCCTCTGACTGATGAAGAGTCTAATTAA
- a CDS encoding LptE family protein, producing the protein MTCKTIRIGLFLGLTITFFGCGAYSFTGISIDSETKTFQVNYFQNTANLIEPGIERDFTLALQDIILNQTNLDLVKSNGDIIYEGEIVEYRISPTTATASNTAAQNRLTISINVRFINTNDDEADFEKRFSFFYDYAGSAQLIGAQKTTAITEIYDRLTQDIINASLANW; encoded by the coding sequence ATGACTTGTAAAACAATACGCATTGGCTTATTCTTAGGGTTAACTATTACGTTTTTTGGCTGTGGTGCTTATTCATTTACCGGTATTTCGATTGATAGTGAAACCAAAACCTTTCAAGTCAACTATTTTCAAAACACGGCTAACCTCATTGAGCCAGGAATTGAACGCGACTTCACCCTAGCACTTCAAGATATAATACTGAACCAAACCAATTTAGACCTTGTTAAATCTAACGGTGATATAATTTACGAAGGGGAAATTGTAGAATACCGCATATCGCCAACCACGGCTACCGCTAGTAATACGGCAGCTCAAAACAGATTGACCATTAGTATCAATGTGCGCTTTATAAATACCAATGATGATGAAGCTGATTTTGAAAAGCGCTTTTCATTTTTTTATGACTATGCAGGAAGCGCTCAGCTCATTGGCGCACAAAAAACGACTGCCATCACAGAAATTTATGATCGTCTAACACAAGATATAATTAACGCTTCTCTAGCAAACTGGTAG
- a CDS encoding sigma-54 interaction domain-containing protein: MENVQSIKQRFAIIGNDKGLNRALEKAIQVAPTDISVLVTGESGVGKEVIPKIIHQLSHRKHGKYIAVNCGAIPEGTIDSELFGHEKGAFTGATQTRSGYFEVADGGTIFLDEVGELPLTTQVRLLRVLENGEFIKVGSSKVQKTDVRIVAATNVNMFEAIEKEKFREDLYYRLSTIEISIPALRKRKEDIHLLFRKFSSDFALKYKMPTIRLDDNAVQLLQNYRWSGNIRQLRNVAEQISVLEPSRSIDVTILKSYLPNFGSQFPAVIKKDKKESDFTTEREILYKVLFDMKSDLNDLKKLTMELMQNDNYKDVQDKNEHLIQKIYSEDSSPSTAQEDQVLALSAPNTDEHSVEIIDTAEKFDFIEDIEEEEETLSLHDKEIELIKKSLERHNGKRKLAADELGISERTLYRKIKQYDL; this comes from the coding sequence ATGGAAAATGTCCAATCTATAAAACAACGCTTTGCCATTATCGGAAACGATAAAGGCCTAAACCGTGCTCTTGAAAAAGCAATTCAAGTGGCGCCAACAGATATCTCTGTTTTGGTAACAGGGGAGAGTGGTGTTGGAAAAGAAGTGATTCCAAAAATAATACACCAGTTATCACACCGAAAACACGGGAAATACATTGCTGTTAACTGTGGTGCAATCCCAGAGGGAACCATAGATAGTGAGCTTTTTGGACACGAAAAAGGTGCGTTTACTGGTGCTACCCAAACTCGTTCTGGCTATTTTGAAGTAGCCGATGGTGGGACTATTTTTTTGGATGAAGTGGGAGAGCTACCCCTGACCACACAGGTGCGCTTGTTGCGTGTTCTTGAAAATGGAGAATTCATTAAAGTTGGTTCAAGTAAGGTTCAAAAAACAGATGTACGCATTGTGGCAGCTACAAACGTCAACATGTTTGAAGCCATTGAAAAAGAGAAATTTCGAGAAGATTTATACTACCGCCTCAGTACCATTGAAATTTCCATTCCAGCACTTAGAAAAAGAAAAGAAGACATCCATTTATTGTTTAGAAAATTTTCAAGTGATTTTGCATTAAAATATAAAATGCCCACTATTCGATTGGATGACAATGCTGTTCAACTGTTACAAAACTACCGCTGGTCAGGAAATATCAGGCAGTTAAGGAATGTTGCAGAGCAAATTTCAGTTCTAGAACCCTCAAGATCAATAGATGTAACAATACTTAAAAGTTATTTGCCAAATTTTGGAAGTCAATTCCCGGCAGTCATCAAAAAAGATAAAAAAGAGAGTGATTTCACTACTGAGCGCGAAATTCTCTACAAAGTTCTTTTTGACATGAAGAGCGATTTAAATGATCTGAAAAAGCTGACAATGGAACTGATGCAAAACGATAATTACAAAGACGTTCAGGATAAAAACGAACATTTAATTCAAAAAATCTACAGCGAAGATTCTTCCCCAAGCACTGCTCAAGAAGACCAAGTTTTGGCGCTTTCTGCTCCAAATACTGATGAGCATTCAGTCGAAATTATTGATACTGCAGAAAAATTTGACTTTATTGAGGACATTGAAGAAGAGGAAGAAACATTATCTTTACACGATAAAGAAATTGAGTTGATTAAAAAATCGTTGGAAAGACATAATGGCAAACGAAAGCTAGCTGCAGACGAACTTGGTATTTCTGAGCGCACTTTGTACCGAAAAATAAAACAATATGACTTGTAA
- the miaB gene encoding tRNA (N6-isopentenyl adenosine(37)-C2)-methylthiotransferase MiaB, with the protein MENVIDENKQGTSLKLASKPDNTKKLYIESYGCQMNFSDSEIVASILHKEGFNTTSQLEDADLVLVNTCSIRDKAEQTVRKRLEKYNAVKRQNPKMKVGVLGCMAERLKSKFLEEEKIVDLVVGPDAYKDLPNLIAEVEEGRNAVNVILSKDETYGDIAPVRLNSNGVSAFVSITRGCDNMCTFCVVPFTRGRERSREPQSILEEIKDLANRGFKEVTLLGQNVDSFLWYGGGMKKDFAKASDLQKATAVDFAALLELCAKAQPKMRFRFSTSNPQDMSLDVIKTMAKYNNICNYIHLPVQSGSDRILKEMNRQHTRAEYFELIDNVNKLLPDCSISHDIICGFPTETEEDHKDTLSLMEYVKYSFGYMFAYSERPGTLAARKLDDDIPEKVKKRRLSEVVELQQKHSLIRSKAFLNQETEVLIEKTSKKSDSEWSGRNPQNTTVVFPKENYKIGDFVMVKVEDCTSATLKGKAIGYSKNM; encoded by the coding sequence ATGGAGAACGTTATTGACGAAAACAAACAAGGCACTTCGCTGAAATTAGCCTCAAAGCCTGATAATACCAAAAAACTATATATAGAGAGCTACGGCTGTCAAATGAATTTTAGCGATAGTGAGATTGTGGCTTCAATTCTGCATAAAGAGGGCTTTAACACAACTTCTCAACTCGAAGACGCAGACTTAGTTCTTGTCAATACCTGTTCGATTCGTGACAAAGCAGAGCAAACCGTTCGAAAACGTCTGGAAAAATATAATGCAGTAAAACGTCAGAATCCAAAAATGAAAGTTGGTGTACTTGGCTGTATGGCAGAACGACTAAAAAGTAAATTTCTTGAAGAAGAAAAAATTGTGGATCTTGTTGTCGGCCCTGATGCATACAAAGATTTACCAAACTTAATAGCTGAGGTAGAAGAAGGAAGAAATGCAGTAAATGTCATTCTATCCAAAGACGAAACTTATGGAGATATTGCCCCAGTTCGTTTAAACTCAAATGGTGTTTCAGCCTTTGTTTCCATCACCAGAGGTTGCGACAATATGTGTACATTCTGTGTGGTGCCCTTTACTAGGGGGCGAGAACGCAGTAGAGAACCGCAGAGTATTTTGGAAGAAATTAAAGACCTTGCAAACAGAGGGTTTAAAGAAGTTACGCTTTTAGGACAAAATGTTGATAGTTTTTTGTGGTACGGAGGTGGTATGAAAAAAGACTTTGCTAAAGCATCGGATTTGCAAAAAGCTACAGCTGTTGATTTTGCAGCTCTACTAGAACTTTGCGCTAAAGCTCAACCAAAAATGCGTTTTCGCTTTTCGACTTCAAATCCGCAAGACATGTCCCTAGATGTAATCAAAACAATGGCTAAGTACAATAATATATGTAATTACATTCACCTTCCCGTACAAAGCGGAAGTGATCGTATCCTTAAAGAAATGAATCGCCAACATACTCGTGCCGAATATTTTGAGCTCATTGATAACGTCAACAAATTACTTCCAGACTGCTCTATTTCACATGACATCATCTGTGGCTTCCCTACAGAGACTGAAGAAGACCATAAAGACACACTGAGTCTAATGGAATATGTTAAGTATAGTTTTGGTTATATGTTTGCCTACTCAGAACGCCCAGGTACTCTTGCAGCACGAAAACTGGATGATGACATTCCAGAAAAGGTGAAAAAAAGACGATTAAGCGAAGTCGTTGAACTCCAGCAAAAACACAGTCTAATTAGAAGTAAAGCATTTTTAAACCAAGAAACTGAGGTGCTTATAGAAAAAACGTCTAAGAAATCTGACTCTGAATGGTCAGGAAGAAACCCGCAAAACACTACTGTTGTTTTCCCTAAAGAAAACTATAAAATTGGTGATTTTGTCATGGTGAAAGTTGAAGATTGCACAAGTGCCACCCTCAAAGGGAAGGCCATCGGATATTCAAAAAATATGTAG
- the topA gene encoding type I DNA topoisomerase produces the protein MAKNLVIVESPAKAKTIEKFLGKEFKVESSFGHIADLPSKELGVDVEGDFKPKYEVSKDKKPLVKKLRELAKKAETVWLASDEDREGEAIAWHLAETLKLDKAKTKRIVFHEITKTAIQKAVLNPRSIDYDLVDAQQARRVLDRIVGYELSPVLWRKVKGGLSAGRVQSVSVRLIVEREREIQEFEPSASFKIDASFTTAKDQPFKARLSKPFDTLQDAKAFLELNKNADFSVSALDKKPAKKSPAPPFTTSTLQQEAARKLYFSVSKTMNMAQRLYEAGLITYMRTDSVNLSQDARDAAAKEIISAYGENYSKTRNFKGKSKGAQEAHEAIRPTNFSTHSVNLERDQARLYELIWKRAIASQMSEAQLERTNVKIATSNHDKLFTANGEVIKFDGFLKVYLEGTDDENAEQEGMLPAMALNEHLSNNYIIATERFSRPPYRFTEASLVKKLEELGIGRPSTYAPTISTIQNRNYVEKGSIEGQQRQYRLLTLKANNVAEEILSENYGSDKGKLVPTDIGMIVTDFLVNHFEAILDYNFTAKVEADFDDIASGKADWTKMMKSFYGSFHTQVEDVRENANRESGERILGTDPSTGRQLSVRLGKFGPMAQIGKADDEEKQVFASVPPTLQLSSITFEQALDLFKLPKDLGVYDGEDVLVNNGRFGPYVKHGKKFISLPKGVDPLSVELDEAVELINEKAKADAPIYEYEGLPVQKGKGRFGPFIKWNNMFINVNKKYDWDNLSSEDIETLIKDKIQKEIDKIVHDWEDEGIRVEKARWGRHNIIKGKTKIELPKSVDAAKLTLDDVKAILEKKTPKKSAKSRKKKK, from the coding sequence ATGGCCAAAAACCTTGTGATTGTCGAGTCGCCTGCAAAGGCAAAAACGATTGAGAAATTTCTTGGTAAAGAATTTAAAGTGGAGTCTAGTTTTGGACACATCGCCGATTTACCTTCCAAAGAATTGGGTGTAGATGTTGAAGGAGATTTCAAGCCTAAATATGAAGTTTCAAAAGACAAAAAACCGCTTGTTAAAAAGCTTAGAGAATTGGCAAAAAAGGCCGAAACTGTTTGGTTAGCTAGTGATGAGGACCGCGAGGGAGAAGCCATTGCTTGGCATTTGGCAGAGACCTTAAAATTGGACAAGGCCAAAACAAAACGCATTGTTTTTCATGAAATAACAAAGACAGCGATTCAAAAAGCTGTCCTGAACCCGCGCAGTATAGATTACGATTTAGTGGATGCTCAGCAAGCAAGACGTGTGTTGGACCGCATTGTAGGGTACGAACTTTCACCCGTCTTATGGCGTAAAGTAAAAGGAGGTTTGTCTGCAGGTAGAGTTCAGTCTGTCTCTGTTCGATTGATTGTAGAAAGAGAACGCGAAATACAAGAATTTGAACCCTCGGCGAGCTTCAAAATTGATGCTTCTTTTACCACTGCCAAGGACCAACCTTTCAAAGCGCGCTTATCAAAACCATTCGATACGCTGCAAGACGCTAAAGCATTTTTGGAACTTAACAAAAATGCAGACTTTTCAGTATCAGCATTGGACAAAAAACCGGCTAAGAAATCTCCAGCACCCCCTTTTACAACGTCAACCCTCCAGCAGGAAGCAGCTAGAAAATTATACTTTTCGGTTAGTAAGACAATGAATATGGCGCAACGCTTGTACGAAGCAGGTTTAATTACATACATGAGAACGGACAGTGTAAATCTATCACAAGACGCTCGAGATGCTGCAGCCAAAGAAATTATTTCTGCTTACGGAGAAAATTACAGTAAAACGCGCAACTTCAAAGGCAAATCCAAAGGGGCTCAGGAAGCTCATGAAGCCATAAGGCCAACGAATTTTTCAACACACTCTGTCAATTTAGAACGCGATCAAGCGCGTTTGTATGAGTTAATTTGGAAGCGTGCAATAGCATCTCAAATGAGCGAGGCACAACTGGAGCGTACCAATGTTAAAATTGCAACTTCAAACCACGACAAGCTGTTTACAGCCAATGGAGAGGTGATAAAATTTGATGGATTTTTAAAAGTCTATCTTGAAGGAACCGACGATGAGAACGCCGAACAAGAGGGAATGCTACCAGCAATGGCACTTAACGAGCATTTGTCCAATAACTACATCATAGCTACTGAGCGATTTTCACGTCCTCCTTATCGTTTTACCGAAGCCTCTTTAGTAAAAAAACTTGAAGAACTTGGTATTGGTCGACCTTCTACTTATGCGCCTACGATTTCTACCATACAGAATCGTAATTATGTAGAAAAAGGAAGTATCGAAGGGCAACAAAGGCAATACCGTTTGCTTACACTGAAGGCGAACAATGTTGCGGAAGAAATATTATCAGAAAACTACGGCTCTGATAAGGGCAAGTTGGTGCCAACGGATATTGGAATGATTGTTACTGATTTTTTAGTGAATCATTTTGAGGCCATTTTGGATTATAATTTCACCGCTAAGGTTGAAGCAGATTTCGATGATATTGCCTCGGGCAAGGCAGATTGGACTAAAATGATGAAATCTTTTTACGGATCATTTCATACCCAAGTAGAAGATGTACGCGAAAACGCAAATCGTGAATCTGGAGAGCGAATTTTAGGGACAGATCCATCCACAGGCCGTCAACTCAGTGTTCGTTTAGGGAAGTTTGGTCCAATGGCGCAAATTGGAAAAGCTGATGATGAGGAAAAACAGGTTTTTGCTAGCGTTCCACCAACCTTGCAATTGAGCTCCATAACATTTGAGCAAGCTCTAGATTTATTCAAACTCCCAAAAGATTTGGGTGTTTATGATGGTGAGGACGTATTGGTAAATAATGGTCGATTTGGCCCCTATGTCAAGCACGGTAAGAAATTTATTTCTCTTCCCAAAGGGGTTGATCCTTTGAGTGTAGAATTGGACGAGGCTGTTGAATTGATCAACGAAAAAGCTAAGGCTGACGCACCTATTTACGAATATGAAGGACTTCCAGTTCAGAAAGGTAAAGGCCGTTTCGGTCCTTTCATAAAGTGGAATAACATGTTTATTAACGTCAATAAAAAATATGATTGGGATAACTTATCCTCAGAAGATATTGAGACCTTGATTAAAGATAAAATTCAGAAAGAAATTGATAAAATCGTACACGATTGGGAAGACGAAGGTATTCGTGTGGAAAAAGCGCGTTGGGGGCGCCATAATATAATAAAAGGTAAAACAAAAATTGAGCTTCCAAAATCTGTAGATGCTGCCAAACTTACTTTGGATGATGTTAAGGCTATTTTAGAAAAAAAGACGCCAAAAAAATCCGCAAAAAGCCGTAAAAAAAAGAAATAA